A genome region from Flavobacterium sp. includes the following:
- a CDS encoding MG2 domain-containing protein, protein MKAKGLVLVFFVFFIFQSCGRKSAADFNSDFSLFKDYITSFTGGIVSADSDIRVVLAFDKNDWKPNQELDDDLFDISPSVSGKVVALSTNTLAFIPEKKLKMGTEYQVTLNLDKLTAIPKDKEKELSKFNFTVKTVKQDFTINTFDIQSYSKEYQYLNCVLKTADNIDLETAQKLVEAKHNGNNLKIKFEKTNGPAKEFRFIIDSIQRQSEASNLEIIYDGSDFDIDQKGQIDFPITSINEFKVIKVEVPDGNNQQVLINFSEPLEKGQDFAGLVSIQNTNNLKFSTQGNLLKVYFTNQNAPKEEKPVTVVVQEEPEAVAVDSAAVVVDSAAVAVDSAAAVAEEAVEYVPDEEPQQVVTGELLLEVFEGIESQYGKKLESNYSEKISFDQIKPNIRFVKNGTILPSSNNLKLNFEAVNLSAVDVKVYKIYKNNILQFLQYNELNGGQNLKKVAQPVAKTTLNLRESTLVNLSKWNTYALDLSKIIKPEPGAIYRVEFVYKKKYSLYKCETSDSGDDETEEEEVDENDVNYSGNSYDEYSYYDDYDWRESEDPCSGSYFYNAKIATNILASDLGVIAKRGENKSYLFAVNNIVTTEPVSNARVDLYNFQQQKIATEATSSEGIASFQLDKFAYFAIVTLGDQSTYVKLDDGQSLSVSNFDVAGETLQKGLKGFIYGERGVWRPGDNLYLSFILNDAANKLPKSHPIKFRLNDPNGKTVYQTVQKTNDLNHYAFIVPTNQDAPTGNWEAMVSVGGAKFYKSIKIETIKPNRLKIKNTFSRKTLSASYPNTDNLEVTWLHGAIAKNLNVEIQAKFSQQGTTFKGYEKYTFDDLTRQFSTEEINVFSGKLNESGKAAVNIQPRLQGQAPGMLRAAFITKVYEEGGDFSTDVMSTTYSPYKTYVGLKSPELNKYNMLETRTNNRFEVVTVDENGRPKSVRNLEVRIYKVDWRWWWDSSNDNLSNYNSSNSTTSYKSVVINTDSSGKGSFQFALTDEEWGRYLIRVEDGESGHATSLTVNIDWPIWSGKTRNRDASTANMLVFSTDKKNYAVGEKAQISFPSSEGGRALISIENGSRVVQTIWTETKKGETKVEVPITGAMAPNVYFNITLLQPHASTKNDSPIRMYGIVPIEVVDKNTILAPTLNMSDVLRPEQPFTVKVGEKSGKEMTYTIAVVDEGLLDLTRFKTPNAWDSFYVREALGVKTWDVYDDVIGAYGGKINQIFSIGGDQDLGGGKAKKANRFKPVVLYYGPFKLEKGETKSHQLKLPKYIGSVRTMVVAGDAATSAYGSVEKATQVKSPLMVLASLPRKISPSEKVTLPVTVFATESKVKNVTIQVKTSNGLKVAGSAVQKLNFAQPDEKMAYFNLVVGSATGIAKVQVVATSGSEKSTYDVEIDMTNPNPVTSTFTDVVLGPNSSKTLSWKTFGVAGSNKARLEVSSMPSMNLNGRLQFLIQYPHGCVEQTTSSVFPQLFLSDVADIDAKRKDLIQKNIAAGIARLGNFQLSNGGLPYWQGNAVPDDWGTSYAGHFLIEAEKKGYILPINFKSKWLSYQQKEAKQWRFEPKYGNDLAQAYRLYTLALAGNADLSSMNRLRETKGISNESMLRLAAAYVLAGQKSAGQNLLLRTSIDGSDNYNYYYYGSSERNRAMALETMLLLGQKQKAFTMASKLAKEMSANQWMSTQTTAYCLYSMSKFAIGNGSKGINIQFAKNGKGETINTGKSVADRSLSVASGTNSITLKNNKNNTVYVRVLNTGILPVGQENATQNDVSASIVFKNRKGSVINVSRINQGTEFVAEVTIKNERNERVRNVALSQILPSGFEIVNTRFTDYGDAVNNIADYIDIRDDRTNFYFSLASRETKVFRILLNASYLGNYYLPGLQCEAMYDNTFLARTKGFWVEVVK, encoded by the coding sequence GTGAAAGCAAAAGGTTTAGTTCTCGTATTTTTTGTGTTCTTTATTTTTCAATCCTGCGGCAGAAAATCAGCTGCAGATTTCAATTCGGATTTTTCATTATTCAAAGATTACATAACCAGTTTTACAGGCGGAATTGTCTCGGCAGATTCTGATATTCGTGTAGTTTTGGCTTTTGATAAAAACGACTGGAAACCCAATCAGGAATTAGACGACGATTTGTTTGATATTTCACCAAGTGTGAGCGGAAAAGTTGTAGCACTTTCGACTAATACTTTAGCTTTTATTCCGGAGAAAAAACTCAAAATGGGAACAGAATATCAGGTTACTTTAAACTTAGATAAACTAACTGCCATTCCAAAAGACAAAGAAAAAGAGCTTTCTAAATTCAATTTTACAGTAAAAACGGTAAAACAGGATTTTACTATCAATACATTCGATATTCAGTCGTACAGCAAAGAATATCAATATTTAAACTGCGTATTAAAAACAGCAGATAATATTGATTTGGAAACGGCTCAAAAACTTGTCGAAGCAAAACATAACGGAAATAATCTTAAAATTAAGTTTGAAAAAACAAACGGTCCTGCAAAAGAGTTCCGTTTTATAATTGACAGCATTCAGCGTCAGTCAGAAGCCTCAAACTTAGAAATCATTTACGATGGAAGTGATTTTGATATTGATCAGAAAGGACAAATCGATTTCCCGATTACGAGCATCAACGAATTTAAAGTAATAAAGGTTGAGGTTCCGGATGGAAACAATCAACAGGTTTTAATTAACTTTTCTGAACCTTTGGAAAAAGGACAGGATTTTGCCGGATTGGTTTCGATTCAGAACACTAATAACCTGAAATTTTCTACGCAAGGAAATTTACTGAAAGTATATTTTACAAACCAAAATGCTCCTAAAGAAGAAAAACCAGTTACAGTTGTAGTTCAAGAAGAACCCGAAGCAGTTGCCGTAGATTCGGCAGCGGTAGTGGTTGATTCAGCCGCTGTTGCCGTAGATTCAGCTGCCGCTGTTGCAGAAGAAGCCGTTGAGTATGTGCCGGATGAAGAACCGCAGCAGGTAGTTACCGGAGAATTGTTACTTGAAGTTTTTGAAGGAATCGAAAGCCAGTATGGTAAAAAATTAGAATCTAATTATTCTGAGAAAATTTCTTTTGACCAGATAAAACCAAATATCCGCTTTGTAAAAAATGGAACGATTCTGCCAAGTTCAAATAATTTAAAATTAAATTTCGAAGCCGTAAACTTAAGTGCCGTTGATGTAAAAGTGTATAAAATTTACAAGAATAATATTCTGCAGTTTTTACAATATAACGAATTAAACGGCGGACAAAACCTTAAAAAAGTTGCACAGCCTGTTGCTAAAACTACGCTTAATTTAAGGGAAAGTACGCTCGTAAATCTTTCGAAATGGAATACCTATGCTTTAGATTTATCTAAAATTATTAAGCCGGAACCGGGAGCGATTTACAGAGTTGAATTTGTATACAAAAAGAAATATTCTCTTTATAAATGCGAAACATCAGATTCAGGTGATGATGAAACTGAGGAAGAAGAAGTAGATGAAAATGATGTGAATTACAGCGGTAACTCTTATGATGAGTATTCCTATTATGACGATTATGACTGGAGAGAAAGCGAAGATCCGTGTTCTGGATCGTATTTTTATAATGCGAAAATTGCGACTAATATTTTAGCTTCAGATTTAGGAGTTATTGCCAAAAGAGGCGAGAATAAATCGTATTTATTTGCCGTAAACAATATCGTAACTACAGAACCTGTATCAAATGCAAGGGTAGATTTATACAACTTCCAACAACAGAAAATTGCTACTGAGGCAACCAGCAGCGAAGGAATTGCATCATTTCAGCTGGATAAATTCGCTTATTTTGCAATTGTAACTTTAGGAGATCAGTCAACTTATGTGAAACTTGATGACGGACAATCTTTGTCTGTCAGCAATTTTGATGTTGCCGGAGAGACTTTACAAAAAGGTTTAAAAGGCTTTATTTACGGAGAAAGAGGCGTTTGGCGCCCGGGAGATAATTTGTATTTGTCTTTCATTTTAAATGATGCAGCGAATAAACTTCCGAAATCACATCCAATTAAATTTAGATTAAATGATCCGAATGGTAAAACAGTTTATCAAACGGTTCAAAAAACAAACGATTTAAACCATTATGCTTTTATAGTACCAACAAACCAAGATGCGCCAACAGGAAACTGGGAAGCTATGGTGAGCGTTGGCGGGGCCAAATTCTATAAAAGTATTAAAATAGAAACGATCAAACCAAATCGTTTAAAAATCAAAAATACATTCAGCAGAAAAACACTTTCGGCATCTTATCCAAATACAGATAATCTGGAAGTAACCTGGCTTCACGGAGCGATTGCTAAGAATTTAAATGTAGAAATACAGGCTAAATTCTCTCAGCAAGGCACCACTTTTAAAGGTTATGAAAAATATACTTTTGATGATTTAACACGTCAGTTTAGTACAGAAGAAATTAATGTTTTTTCAGGTAAATTAAACGAAAGCGGAAAAGCAGCTGTAAATATTCAGCCAAGATTGCAAGGACAGGCTCCGGGAATGCTTCGCGCAGCTTTCATTACAAAAGTGTATGAAGAAGGAGGAGATTTTAGTACCGATGTTATGTCGACAACTTATTCTCCGTACAAAACGTATGTGGGATTAAAATCGCCGGAACTGAACAAATACAATATGCTTGAAACGAGAACAAACAATCGTTTTGAAGTGGTAACGGTAGATGAAAACGGAAGACCAAAATCTGTTAGAAATCTGGAAGTCAGAATTTATAAAGTTGACTGGAGATGGTGGTGGGATTCTTCAAATGATAACTTGTCGAATTATAACTCTTCAAATTCAACAACATCGTATAAATCTGTTGTAATTAATACTGATTCAAGCGGAAAAGGAAGTTTTCAATTTGCTTTAACCGATGAAGAATGGGGACGCTATTTAATTCGTGTTGAAGATGGAGAAAGTGGGCACGCGACTTCTTTAACTGTAAATATCGACTGGCCGATTTGGTCTGGAAAAACAAGAAACAGAGATGCTTCAACCGCAAATATGTTAGTTTTTTCTACTGATAAGAAAAACTATGCAGTAGGCGAAAAAGCTCAGATTTCTTTTCCTTCAAGTGAAGGCGGACGTGCGTTAATTTCAATCGAAAACGGATCAAGAGTAGTGCAGACTATTTGGACTGAGACTAAAAAAGGAGAAACAAAAGTTGAAGTTCCAATTACAGGAGCAATGGCGCCAAACGTGTATTTTAATATTACATTATTACAGCCTCACGCTTCAACCAAAAATGATTCGCCGATTCGTATGTACGGAATTGTTCCTATCGAAGTGGTGGACAAAAACACGATTTTGGCACCAACGTTAAATATGTCGGATGTATTAAGACCTGAACAGCCTTTTACGGTAAAAGTAGGAGAGAAATCAGGAAAAGAAATGACGTATACAATCGCAGTTGTCGATGAAGGTCTTCTGGATTTAACTCGTTTTAAAACGCCAAATGCATGGGATAGTTTCTACGTTCGTGAAGCTTTGGGAGTAAAAACATGGGACGTTTACGATGATGTAATTGGAGCTTACGGTGGAAAAATAAATCAGATTTTCAGTATTGGAGGAGATCAGGATTTAGGCGGTGGAAAAGCTAAAAAAGCAAACCGTTTCAAACCAGTTGTATTGTATTATGGACCATTTAAATTAGAAAAAGGAGAAACAAAGTCACATCAATTAAAACTGCCTAAATATATTGGTTCTGTCAGAACTATGGTAGTAGCCGGTGATGCCGCAACAAGTGCTTACGGAAGCGTTGAAAAAGCAACACAGGTTAAGAGTCCGTTGATGGTTTTAGCTTCATTACCAAGAAAAATTTCGCCATCAGAAAAAGTGACACTTCCGGTTACGGTTTTTGCCACTGAGAGTAAAGTCAAAAATGTAACGATTCAGGTGAAAACAAGTAACGGATTAAAAGTAGCAGGAAGCGCTGTTCAGAAACTGAATTTTGCACAGCCGGATGAGAAAATGGCCTATTTTAATTTGGTAGTAGGTTCTGCAACCGGAATTGCAAAAGTTCAGGTTGTAGCAACATCTGGAAGTGAAAAATCAACTTACGATGTTGAAATTGACATGACCAATCCGAACCCGGTGACGAGTACCTTTACCGATGTTGTTTTAGGACCAAATAGTTCAAAAACACTTTCGTGGAAAACCTTTGGAGTGGCAGGAAGTAATAAAGCGAGATTAGAAGTTTCATCAATGCCTTCGATGAATTTGAATGGAAGACTGCAGTTTTTAATTCAGTATCCGCACGGTTGTGTAGAGCAGACAACATCTTCTGTATTTCCGCAATTGTTCTTAAGTGACGTTGCTGATATTGATGCGAAACGCAAAGATTTAATTCAAAAAAATATTGCAGCCGGAATCGCCAGATTAGGAAATTTCCAACTATCAAATGGCGGATTGCCTTACTGGCAGGGAAATGCAGTTCCAGACGATTGGGGAACTTCATACGCCGGACATTTCTTAATTGAAGCAGAGAAAAAAGGATATATACTGCCAATTAATTTTAAATCAAAATGGCTGTCATATCAGCAAAAAGAAGCTAAACAATGGCGTTTTGAACCAAAATACGGAAATGATCTGGCACAGGCTTACAGATTATACACGCTGGCTTTAGCAGGTAATGCCGATTTATCATCAATGAACAGATTGCGTGAAACTAAAGGTATTTCGAATGAAAGTATGCTTCGTCTAGCAGCGGCTTATGTTTTAGCAGGGCAGAAATCGGCTGGACAGAACTTGCTCTTACGCACTAGCATTGATGGTTCTGATAATTATAATTATTACTATTATGGTTCAAGCGAAAGAAACAGAGCGATGGCACTTGAAACGATGCTGCTTTTAGGTCAAAAACAAAAAGCGTTTACTATGGCTTCAAAATTAGCCAAAGAAATGTCGGCCAATCAATGGATGAGTACACAGACAACGGCTTATTGTTTATATTCAATGTCGAAATTTGCGATAGGCAATGGATCTAAAGGAATCAATATACAGTTTGCTAAAAACGGAAAGGGAGAGACGATAAACACAGGTAAATCAGTGGCAGATCGTAGTTTGTCTGTTGCTTCTGGTACAAACAGTATTACGCTTAAAAACAATAAAAATAATACGGTTTATGTTCGTGTATTAAATACAGGAATTTTACCAGTAGGACAAGAAAATGCAACTCAGAATGATGTTTCGGCAAGTATTGTCTTTAAAAACAGAAAAGGAAGTGTAATTAATGTTTCTAGAATAAATCAGGGAACTGAATTTGTTGCTGAGGTTACGATTAAAAACGAGCGAAATGAAAGAGTTCGGAATGTTGCTTTATCACAGATCCTGCCTTCTGGATTCGAAATCGTAAATACCCGTTTTACAGATTATGGAGACGCTGTAAATAATATTGCGGATTATATCGATATTCGTGATGACAGAACGAATTTCTATTTCAGTCTGGCAAGCAGAGAAACGAAAGTTTTCAGAATATTGTTAAACGCATCATATTTAGGGAATTATTATTTGCCAGGCTTGCAATGCGAAGCGATGTACGATAATACATTCTTAGCCAGAACAAAAGGATTTTGGGTTGAGGTGGTAAAATAA
- the pbpC gene encoding penicillin-binding protein 1C, whose product MKNKLIAFFQRILNWIKRNKIKSAIAFVLLLIYYFSIPRTLFKEPYSTVIESKEGELLGAKIARDGQWRFPAQDSVPDKFKKCIVYFEDEYFYKHPGFNPGAMINAFKQNRKAGKVVRGGSTLTQQVIRLSRKGKNRTYLEKILEIIFATRLELGYSKNEILEMYAAHAPFGGNVVGLEMASWRYFGVQSNQLSWAENAVLAVLPNAPSLIYPGKNQIKLLNKRNRLLLKLHQEGVIDKQTYELSIEEPLPQKPYDLPQIASHLLQRVAKNEEGTRVKTTIDYALQNRVNQIARYYYNQYKQNEVHNLAILVIDVQNRNVMSYVGNSPADRDHQKDVDIIDAPRSTGSILKPLLYGAMLDDGELLPNTLVADIPTQISGYTPQNFNLTFDGAVPAHRALSRSLNIPAVLMLQEFSVNKFYEELQKFKLKNINKTPDHYGLSLILGGAESNLWDLCRTYANLSSTLNYFIKHQAKYRTNEFAELNYKNDFKPDFGSETDQKNILGAGSIWLTYNAMEEVNRPEGDEAWKFYDSSLKIAWKTGTSFGNRDAWAIGTNSRYVVGIWVGNATGEGRPTLTGVTSAAPILFDVFNLLPRQKWFDTPYKDLEEVEVCRLSGYLAKDNCPKIKQWVTKKGKSTKVCPYHRTIHLDKTEQFQVNSSCENIDNIVTKNWFVLPPVMAWYYKSQHIEYLPLPPFKEGCEGTQTTTMDFIYPKANSKIYLTKDFNSNVQPVILKVAYSERDKELFWYVDDVYKATTKTFHELPITPTTGIHYITIVDAFGNEIRRKIEIVRE is encoded by the coding sequence TTGAAAAATAAACTTATAGCGTTTTTCCAACGCATTCTAAATTGGATAAAAAGAAACAAAATAAAATCAGCAATTGCATTTGTGCTTTTGCTGATTTACTATTTTTCGATACCCCGAACTTTGTTTAAAGAACCTTATTCTACCGTTATAGAAAGCAAAGAAGGCGAACTGCTCGGAGCTAAAATTGCCCGCGACGGACAATGGCGTTTTCCTGCGCAGGACAGCGTGCCGGACAAATTCAAGAAATGTATCGTTTATTTTGAAGATGAATATTTCTACAAACATCCGGGATTCAATCCGGGAGCGATGATTAATGCTTTTAAACAAAACAGAAAAGCAGGAAAAGTAGTTCGAGGCGGAAGTACATTGACACAGCAAGTAATACGATTATCCAGAAAAGGAAAAAACAGAACCTATCTCGAAAAAATTCTCGAAATAATTTTCGCTACAAGATTAGAACTAGGATATTCTAAAAACGAAATTCTCGAAATGTATGCCGCCCATGCGCCGTTTGGAGGAAACGTTGTGGGATTGGAAATGGCTTCATGGCGTTATTTTGGCGTTCAGTCCAATCAATTATCTTGGGCTGAAAATGCTGTTTTAGCTGTTTTGCCGAATGCTCCAAGTTTAATTTATCCAGGAAAAAATCAGATAAAATTACTCAACAAACGAAACCGACTTTTATTAAAACTTCATCAAGAAGGCGTTATCGACAAACAGACATATGAATTGTCTATAGAAGAACCTTTGCCTCAAAAACCTTATGATTTGCCGCAGATTGCATCGCATTTATTGCAGAGAGTAGCAAAAAATGAAGAAGGAACAAGAGTAAAAACCACAATTGATTACGCTCTGCAAAATCGTGTCAATCAAATTGCGAGATATTATTACAATCAATACAAACAAAACGAAGTTCATAATCTGGCGATTTTGGTAATTGATGTTCAAAACAGAAATGTAATGAGTTATGTAGGGAATTCTCCGGCTGACAGAGATCATCAAAAAGATGTCGATATTATAGATGCGCCAAGAAGTACAGGAAGTATCCTGAAACCGCTATTATATGGCGCTATGCTAGATGATGGCGAATTATTGCCAAATACTTTAGTAGCAGATATTCCAACACAGATTTCAGGTTATACACCTCAAAACTTTAATCTGACTTTTGACGGTGCAGTTCCGGCGCATCGTGCATTGTCGCGTTCATTGAATATTCCTGCTGTGTTGATGTTACAGGAATTTAGTGTAAATAAGTTTTATGAAGAACTTCAAAAATTTAAATTAAAAAACATTAATAAAACTCCAGATCATTATGGTTTGTCTCTTATTTTGGGAGGTGCCGAAAGTAACTTATGGGATTTATGCAGAACATACGCCAATTTATCTTCAACCTTAAATTATTTTATTAAGCATCAGGCAAAATACAGAACAAATGAATTTGCCGAGTTAAATTATAAAAACGATTTTAAGCCCGATTTTGGATCCGAAACCGATCAAAAGAATATTTTGGGCGCTGGATCAATTTGGTTGACTTACAACGCAATGGAAGAGGTTAACAGGCCAGAAGGAGATGAAGCATGGAAATTTTATGACAGCTCATTGAAAATTGCTTGGAAAACAGGAACCAGTTTCGGAAACCGGGATGCATGGGCAATTGGAACCAATTCAAGATATGTAGTCGGAATTTGGGTTGGAAATGCAACAGGAGAAGGGCGTCCGACTTTGACAGGAGTTACCAGTGCAGCGCCGATTTTATTCGATGTTTTTAATTTACTGCCAAGACAAAAATGGTTTGATACGCCTTATAAAGATTTAGAAGAAGTTGAAGTTTGTCGTTTAAGTGGTTATCTGGCAAAAGACAATTGTCCGAAAATTAAACAATGGGTTACCAAAAAAGGGAAATCGACAAAAGTCTGTCCGTATCACAGAACCATTCATTTAGACAAAACAGAGCAATTCCAAGTAAACAGCAGTTGTGAGAATATCGATAATATTGTTACTAAAAACTGGTTTGTACTGCCTCCGGTTATGGCGTGGTATTACAAAAGCCAGCATATAGAATATCTGCCGCTGCCTCCATTTAAAGAAGGCTGTGAAGGAACGCAGACCACAACAATGGATTTTATTTATCCAAAAGCCAATAGTAAGATCTATTTAACAAAAGATTTTAATAGTAATGTACAACCCGTAATTTTAAAAGTGGCTTATTCTGAAAGAGATAAAGAATTGTTTTGGTATGTTGATGACGTATATAAAGCCACAACAAAAACCTTTCATGAATTACCGATTACGCCAACAACGGGAATACATTACATAACGATTGTAGATGCATTTGGAAATGAAATTCGAAGAAAAATTGAAATTGTGAGGGAATAG
- a CDS encoding ribonuclease E/G, which translates to MNKELIIRSSSEAVDFALLKDGKLIELHKEEEKSNFQVGDIFIAKIRKPVAGLNAAFVNVGFEKDAFLHYHDLGPNLASQLKFIKLVSAGKLKDFSLKTFQFEKEIDKDGIITDILSANQSVLVQVVKEPISTKGPRISAELSLAGRFIVLVPFSDRVSISQKIEDKKEKDRLKKLVLSIKPKGFGVIVRTVAEGKNVAELEKDLQNLLGRWSAMCKKLPTAHHPSKVLGELNRASSILRDVFNDTFSGIQIDDEELFHQTKEYLQEIAPSKQSIVKFYQSNDTPIFEKYNIERQIKTSFGRTVSMSKGAYLIIEHTEALHVIDVNSGNRSNKATNQEDTAMEVNMIAAAEIARQLRLRDMGGIIVVDFIDMSNPENRKVLFDFLREEMSDDKAKHKILPPSKFGLVQITRQRVRPEVNIKTREEDPNKHNGEIEAPILIIDRITADLERLLKTHKKVVLNTHPFVAAYLSKGFPSLRSKWFFEHKKWVKIIPRDAYTYLEYHFYDNKGNVISE; encoded by the coding sequence GTGAATAAAGAGTTAATCATTAGATCTAGTTCTGAAGCCGTAGATTTTGCCTTATTAAAAGATGGAAAACTAATTGAATTACACAAAGAAGAAGAAAAAAGCAACTTTCAGGTTGGTGATATTTTTATCGCCAAAATCAGAAAACCAGTTGCCGGACTTAACGCTGCTTTTGTGAATGTAGGTTTCGAAAAAGATGCCTTTTTACATTATCACGATTTGGGTCCAAATCTAGCTTCTCAGCTGAAATTCATAAAACTTGTAAGCGCAGGTAAATTAAAAGATTTCTCCCTAAAAACCTTTCAGTTTGAAAAAGAGATTGACAAAGATGGCATCATTACTGATATTTTAAGTGCCAATCAATCTGTCTTAGTTCAGGTAGTTAAAGAACCTATATCGACCAAAGGCCCAAGAATAAGTGCTGAGCTTTCTCTTGCCGGAAGATTTATTGTTCTAGTTCCTTTTTCTGATCGCGTTTCTATTTCTCAAAAAATAGAAGACAAAAAAGAAAAGGATCGTCTAAAAAAACTTGTTCTATCGATCAAACCTAAAGGATTTGGTGTTATTGTTCGTACAGTAGCCGAAGGCAAAAACGTAGCCGAATTAGAAAAAGATTTGCAGAACCTGCTTGGCAGATGGTCTGCAATGTGTAAAAAATTACCAACTGCTCATCATCCATCAAAAGTATTAGGAGAGCTTAACAGAGCTTCTTCGATATTAAGAGATGTATTTAATGATACCTTCAGCGGTATTCAAATAGATGATGAAGAGTTGTTCCACCAAACGAAGGAATATCTGCAGGAAATTGCACCTTCAAAACAATCAATTGTCAAGTTTTATCAATCAAATGATACTCCGATTTTTGAGAAATACAATATAGAGAGACAAATCAAAACTTCTTTTGGCAGAACTGTTTCCATGAGTAAAGGTGCTTATCTTATTATAGAACACACTGAAGCTCTGCACGTTATTGACGTAAACAGCGGAAACCGTTCAAATAAAGCAACCAACCAGGAAGACACAGCCATGGAAGTGAATATGATTGCCGCAGCAGAAATTGCCAGACAACTGCGTCTGCGTGATATGGGCGGAATAATCGTAGTTGATTTTATCGATATGTCTAATCCAGAAAACAGGAAAGTTTTGTTCGACTTCTTGCGAGAAGAAATGAGCGACGATAAAGCAAAACATAAAATATTACCGCCAAGTAAATTTGGACTTGTTCAGATTACCAGACAGCGAGTAAGACCAGAAGTTAATATAAAAACCAGAGAGGAAGATCCTAACAAACACAATGGCGAAATTGAAGCTCCAATTTTAATCATTGACAGGATTACCGCTGATTTAGAAAGACTTTTAAAAACCCACAAAAAAGTTGTGTTAAACACACATCCGTTTGTGGCTGCATACCTCAGCAAAGGTTTTCCATCATTACGTTCAAAATGGTTTTTTGAACATAAAAAATGGGTGAAAATCATACCTCGTGACGCTTACACGTACTTAGAATACCATTTCTACGACAACAAAGGAAATGTTATTTCAGAATAA
- a CDS encoding HU family DNA-binding protein, which yields MTKADIVAKISEKLGLEKGDVQATVESFMEEVKISLETGDNVYLRGFGSFIVKTRAEKTGRNISKNTTIKIPAHNIPAFKPAKVFVEGVKTNNEAK from the coding sequence ATGACGAAAGCAGATATCGTAGCAAAAATTTCAGAGAAATTAGGTCTTGAAAAAGGAGATGTTCAAGCAACTGTAGAATCTTTTATGGAAGAAGTTAAAATTTCTTTAGAAACAGGAGACAATGTTTACCTAAGAGGTTTTGGTAGTTTTATCGTTAAAACCAGAGCTGAAAAAACTGGTAGAAACATTTCTAAAAACACTACAATTAAAATTCCAGCACACAACATCCCTGCGTTTAAACCTGCAAAAGTATTTGTAGAAGGAGTTAAAACTAACAACGAAGCAAAATAA
- the ssb gene encoding single-stranded DNA-binding protein, producing MNGTLNKVMLIGHLGDDVKMHYFDGGNCIGRFQLATNEVYINKSTNEKITSTEWHNLVVRNKAAEICEKYLSKGDKIYVEGRIKSRQWQAEDGTTKYTTEIQVTEFTFLTTKKDTVNHKPNHDQEPAKNVNFDAPNEGLPINDLPF from the coding sequence ATGAATGGAACATTAAATAAAGTCATGCTTATCGGGCATTTAGGCGATGATGTAAAAATGCATTATTTTGATGGAGGGAACTGTATTGGGCGCTTTCAGCTGGCTACAAATGAAGTGTATATTAACAAGTCGACCAATGAAAAAATAACTTCTACAGAGTGGCATAATTTAGTTGTACGCAACAAAGCAGCCGAAATTTGCGAAAAATACCTTTCTAAAGGGGATAAAATATATGTTGAAGGACGTATCAAATCTAGGCAGTGGCAGGCTGAGGACGGAACTACAAAATATACAACAGAGATTCAGGTTACAGAATTTACTTTTCTGACTACCAAAAAAGATACTGTAAATCACAAACCGAACCACGATCAGGAACCTGCAAAAAATGTTAACTTTGATGCACCAAACGAAGGCTTGCCAATAAACGACCTGCCTTTTTGA